In Halopelagius longus, the following proteins share a genomic window:
- a CDS encoding YihY/virulence factor BrkB family protein, with protein MRLVRGIESLRRRVRTNRVVVVVGTVRREIREQNIPLLAGSFAYHALVSLLPLLFLLFVVTGFVVDEPLAVFVVESTERYLTPGETLLVADVITDDQNRFRASVLSVGVLLWSTLKVFRRLDTAFSAVYGTTGEDSLVDRVHDGAVAFFAVVFAVLAFYGATVGLGDVRGFPGLEYVRSLLVVLGATVAFLPLYLLFPDVDVSVAEAIPGAVVAGVGWAFLQRIFEFYLELTGEYRTYGVFGGFILLALWLYLAGLLLLGGAVVNAVLGGRIGTAEE; from the coding sequence ATGCGACTCGTGCGCGGAATCGAGTCGCTCCGGCGACGGGTTCGCACGAACCGGGTCGTCGTCGTGGTCGGAACCGTCCGCCGGGAGATTCGCGAGCAGAACATCCCGTTGCTCGCCGGAAGCTTCGCGTACCACGCTCTCGTGTCGCTTCTCCCGCTCCTCTTTCTGCTGTTCGTCGTGACGGGGTTCGTCGTGGACGAACCGCTGGCCGTGTTCGTCGTCGAGAGCACCGAGCGCTACCTGACGCCGGGCGAGACGCTCCTCGTCGCGGACGTCATCACCGACGACCAGAACCGCTTCCGCGCGTCGGTACTGAGCGTCGGGGTGTTGTTGTGGAGCACGCTCAAGGTATTCAGGCGGCTCGATACGGCGTTCTCAGCCGTCTACGGGACGACGGGCGAGGACTCGCTGGTCGACCGGGTTCACGACGGGGCGGTGGCGTTCTTCGCGGTGGTGTTCGCGGTGCTGGCGTTCTACGGCGCGACCGTCGGACTCGGAGACGTTCGCGGCTTTCCGGGGTTGGAGTACGTCCGTTCGCTGTTGGTGGTCCTCGGAGCGACGGTGGCGTTCCTCCCCCTGTACCTCCTGTTTCCCGACGTGGACGTCTCCGTCGCGGAGGCGATTCCCGGGGCGGTGGTCGCGGGCGTCGGGTGGGCGTTCCTCCAGCGCATCTTCGAGTTCTACCTCGAACTGACGGGCGAGTACCGGACGTACGGCGTATTCGGCGGATTCATCCTCCTCGCTCTGTGGCTCTACCTCGCGGGACTGTTGCTGTTGGGCGGCGCCGTCGTCAACGCGGTCCTCGGGGGTCGAATCGGGACCGCCGAGGAGTGA
- a CDS encoding DUF7344 domain-containing protein: MSNHIPPLPPDSLAETSHVSRDDLFEALANSRRRTVLSKIADSGTPVELRTLARAVAREEAEPDDEVSEETFESVSLTLYHTHLPKLAHLGLIEFDARRRVVESAIDGIESLPV, encoded by the coding sequence ATGAGCAATCACATTCCCCCCCTACCACCCGACTCGCTGGCGGAGACGAGTCACGTCTCGCGTGACGACCTCTTCGAGGCTCTCGCCAACAGCAGACGCCGTACCGTGCTGTCAAAGATTGCCGACTCAGGGACGCCCGTCGAACTCCGAACGCTCGCGCGCGCCGTCGCCCGCGAGGAGGCGGAGCCGGACGACGAGGTTTCCGAGGAGACGTTCGAGAGCGTCTCGCTCACGCTCTATCACACGCACCTGCCGAAACTCGCGCACCTCGGCCTCATCGAGTTCGACGCCCGGCGGCGGGTCGTCGAGTCCGCGATAGACGGCATCGAGTCGCTGCCCGTGTAG
- a CDS encoding AI-2E family transporter, translated as MSVIGVKPPEDRARIGWWAFILVLAAAAAYIAYSFVGMFVLGVFGYYATRPIYQRLKGTVGSDSISAALTLLLVLLPIFAIVSFAGFQLFQQVQQSLGGTTGPIALVEQYFGIGSLGSEQRQMLASVLQNPQQVVTNPQQTFRKVLQAGLTVMSAIVSTLLLLALAVTLSYFLLKNDEELSDGLRELFGGGDTTAYAYASAVDEDIESVFFGNFLFVVVMAVVAAAAYWGTNLLAPSGLTVPMVFVLAFLTGVASLIPIVVGKVVYLPVVGYLGLQAIRLGGNQLVFVAGVLVAYFLLLDILPQTFLQPYITGRQLDMVMMMFAYLLGPVLFGWYGFFLLPIVFILMLEAIRIVLPELLHGEALTPTATIGESVGSDPVSAREESLDDDASEAGGE; from the coding sequence ATGTCAGTAATCGGAGTAAAACCCCCGGAGGACCGGGCTCGCATCGGCTGGTGGGCGTTCATTCTCGTACTCGCGGCGGCGGCGGCGTACATCGCCTACTCGTTCGTCGGAATGTTCGTGTTGGGCGTCTTCGGCTACTACGCGACCCGTCCGATATATCAACGCCTCAAAGGGACCGTCGGATCGGACAGTATCTCGGCCGCACTGACGCTCCTCCTCGTACTGCTCCCGATTTTCGCGATCGTGTCCTTCGCCGGGTTTCAGCTGTTCCAACAGGTCCAGCAGTCGCTCGGCGGTACCACCGGACCGATCGCACTCGTCGAGCAGTACTTCGGCATCGGATCGTTGGGAAGCGAGCAGCGCCAGATGCTCGCGTCGGTCCTTCAGAACCCCCAGCAGGTCGTCACGAACCCCCAACAGACGTTTCGGAAGGTCCTTCAGGCGGGTCTGACGGTGATGTCGGCGATAGTCAGCACGCTGTTACTCTTGGCGCTGGCGGTGACGCTCTCGTACTTCCTCCTGAAGAACGACGAAGAACTCTCCGACGGCCTCCGGGAACTGTTCGGCGGTGGTGACACCACGGCCTACGCGTACGCCTCGGCCGTCGACGAGGACATCGAGTCCGTCTTCTTCGGGAACTTCCTCTTCGTCGTCGTCATGGCAGTCGTCGCGGCGGCCGCCTACTGGGGGACGAACCTCCTCGCGCCGTCGGGACTCACCGTCCCCATGGTCTTCGTGCTCGCGTTTCTCACCGGCGTCGCCAGCCTGATTCCCATCGTCGTCGGCAAAGTCGTCTACCTCCCGGTGGTCGGCTACCTCGGCTTGCAGGCGATTCGCCTCGGCGGAAACCAACTCGTGTTCGTCGCCGGGGTGCTCGTCGCTTACTTCCTCCTCCTCGATATTCTCCCGCAGACGTTCCTTCAGCCGTACATCACGGGCCGCCAACTCGACATGGTGATGATGATGTTCGCCTACCTGCTCGGCCCGGTGCTGTTCGGCTGGTACGGCTTCTTCCTCCTTCCCATCGTGTTCATCCTGATGCTCGAAGCGATTCGCATCGTCCTCCCCGAACTCCTCCACGGCGAGGCGCTCACGCCGACGGCGACGATAGGCGAGTCGGTCGGAAGCGACCCCGTGTCGGCGCGGGAGGAATCGCTCGACGACGACGCCTCCGAGGCGGGCGGCGAGTGA
- a CDS encoding YtxH domain-containing protein, which translates to MSSDSADDNTGLKSVIADEIESQIDSQKMGKKVGREFGSRAGRVLGARLGATVDETVREGVEQGKRPAEIAGELKRTLAASIHDSLGDPESVKRTFADLQESIRDAESDAAESATDAADETKESAEAVVEEATDAGEEAKEKAEDTGEEAKEKAEDAGEEAKEQAEDAGERVQEVVSEAASTVEDTLERADETDEETESEVESEAEAAESEAEETEVESPDSVDPGEVRRETYRELLENISYRELQSMAKEADIKANQSREDLVDALVEQFDSKNAGDDGDDGDGDDGDGDDGDD; encoded by the coding sequence ATGAGTAGCGACTCCGCCGACGATAACACGGGGCTGAAGAGCGTCATCGCCGACGAAATCGAATCGCAGATAGACAGCCAGAAGATGGGCAAGAAAGTCGGCAGGGAGTTCGGCTCTCGCGCGGGGCGCGTCCTCGGCGCGCGCCTCGGCGCGACGGTGGACGAAACCGTCCGCGAGGGCGTCGAGCAAGGGAAGCGACCGGCGGAGATCGCCGGCGAACTCAAGCGGACGCTCGCGGCGTCGATACACGACTCTCTCGGCGACCCGGAGTCGGTCAAGCGGACATTCGCCGACCTGCAGGAGTCGATTCGCGACGCCGAGAGCGACGCCGCGGAGTCGGCGACGGACGCCGCGGACGAGACGAAAGAGAGCGCCGAAGCGGTCGTCGAGGAAGCGACGGACGCCGGTGAGGAGGCCAAGGAGAAAGCCGAAGACACCGGTGAGGAAGCCAAGGAGAAAGCCGAAGACGCCGGCGAGGAGGCCAAAGAGCAGGCCGAAGATGCGGGCGAACGAGTGCAGGAGGTCGTCTCGGAGGCGGCGAGCACCGTCGAGGATACGCTCGAACGCGCCGACGAGACGGACGAGGAGACGGAGTCGGAGGTCGAATCCGAGGCCGAGGCGGCCGAGTCGGAGGCCGAAGAGACCGAAGTGGAGAGTCCGGACTCGGTGGACCCCGGCGAAGTCCGCCGCGAGACGTACCGCGAACTGCTCGAAAACATCTCCTACCGCGAACTGCAGTCGATGGCGAAGGAGGCCGACATCAAGGCGAACCAGAGTCGGGAGGACCTCGTCGATGCCCTCGTCGAACAGTTCGACTCGAAGAACGCCGGAGACGACGGCGACGACGGCGACGGCGACGATGGCGACGGCGACGATGGCGACGACTGA
- a CDS encoding Sec-independent protein translocase subunit TatA/TatB — protein MTYSLVPLFPGIPGGPEMLIVLLIVVLLFGANKLPKLARSTGQAMGEFKRGREDIETELREATATSDDAESDVETETETETDDTDRTTAA, from the coding sequence ATGACATACAGCCTCGTGCCCTTGTTCCCCGGTATCCCCGGTGGACCGGAGATGCTCATAGTGCTCCTCATCGTCGTCCTGCTGTTCGGCGCGAACAAACTGCCGAAACTCGCGCGTTCGACCGGACAGGCGATGGGCGAGTTCAAGCGCGGCCGCGAAGACATCGAGACGGAACTCCGCGAAGCGACGGCGACGTCGGACGACGCCGAGAGCGACGTGGAGACCGAAACGGAGACCGAGACGGACGACACCGACCGAACCACCGCGGCCTGA
- a CDS encoding class I SAM-dependent methyltransferase, producing the protein MDGEDDGRGPDGGTPDGNRQTDAEAPRETYDRIAEHFASTREYPWPEVSSFLDDHASGAQRGLDLGCGNGRHAEAMAESVAAVVGFDASRGLLEQAVERATERGFGVELVQGDAAELPFRDGEFDIAVYVATLHHLGTREARVRSLSELARVLRPEGRALVSVWSTEHDRFDAEEGFDTTVDWTLPGGERVPRFYHIYAPEEFESDLGESDLRVREAFVSSGNCYAVVSPA; encoded by the coding sequence ATGGACGGCGAGGACGACGGACGCGGCCCGGACGGCGGCACCCCGGACGGGAACCGCCAGACGGACGCGGAGGCGCCGCGCGAGACGTACGACCGAATCGCCGAGCACTTCGCGTCGACCCGCGAGTACCCGTGGCCGGAGGTGTCGTCGTTCCTCGACGACCACGCCTCCGGCGCGCAACGAGGGCTGGACCTCGGGTGCGGCAACGGCCGCCACGCGGAGGCGATGGCCGAGAGCGTCGCCGCCGTCGTCGGCTTCGACGCGAGTCGCGGGTTACTCGAACAGGCGGTCGAACGGGCGACGGAGCGAGGGTTCGGCGTCGAACTCGTCCAAGGCGACGCCGCCGAACTCCCGTTCCGCGACGGCGAGTTCGATATCGCCGTGTACGTGGCGACGCTTCACCACCTCGGGACGCGCGAGGCCCGCGTGCGGAGTCTGTCGGAGCTAGCGCGCGTCCTCCGCCCGGAGGGTCGGGCGCTGGTCAGCGTCTGGTCCACGGAACACGACCGGTTCGATGCGGAGGAAGGGTTCGACACCACCGTCGATTGGACGCTCCCCGGCGGCGAACGCGTCCCGCGGTTCTACCACATCTACGCCCCCGAGGAGTTCGAGTCCGACCTCGGCGAGAGCGACCTGCGCGTGCGCGAGGCGTTCGTCTCCAGCGGGAACTGCTACGCCGTCGTTTCGCCAGCGTAG
- a CDS encoding NAD(P)/FAD-dependent oxidoreductase: MSETGDAREYEVIVVGGGPAGLQTALYTTRLGHDTAIIDRGGGRAAMMLDTHNVVGVTEDISGKEFLQTGRDQIQSYGADYVRATVTDAERRDDGRFRVVADGETYVGERVVLAVGFNDVRPDPPLPRTGKGLHYCLHCDAYMFVDRPVYVMGHGDSAAFVAMIMLNFTDDVDILLRGEEPQWSDETDERLRAHPVDVVESDISGMRKSDDGWLEAFEFEDGSVRQYRGGFPMYGSEYNSGLAEQLGADLNDDGTVVVDDHGRTSVDGVFAVGDFTPGHNQVPVAMGEGAKAGIALHMELREFPRSLDDIEANGPVSPDELPGLGSRVREAAAEFEEARAPPIESNAGAEPAADDD, translated from the coding sequence ATGAGTGAGACGGGCGACGCACGAGAGTACGAGGTAATCGTCGTCGGCGGCGGACCCGCCGGACTGCAGACCGCGTTGTACACGACGCGCTTGGGCCACGACACCGCGATCATCGACCGCGGGGGCGGGCGCGCGGCGATGATGCTCGACACCCACAACGTCGTCGGCGTCACCGAGGATATCTCCGGCAAGGAGTTCCTCCAGACGGGCCGCGACCAGATTCAGTCCTACGGGGCAGACTACGTTCGCGCCACGGTGACCGACGCCGAACGCCGGGACGACGGTCGGTTCCGCGTCGTCGCCGACGGGGAAACGTACGTCGGAGAGCGAGTCGTCCTCGCCGTCGGGTTCAACGACGTGCGCCCGGACCCGCCGCTTCCGCGCACGGGGAAGGGCCTGCACTACTGCCTGCACTGCGACGCGTACATGTTCGTCGACCGGCCGGTGTACGTGATGGGCCACGGCGACAGCGCCGCCTTCGTCGCCATGATCATGCTCAACTTCACCGACGACGTGGACATCCTGCTCCGCGGCGAGGAACCGCAGTGGAGCGACGAGACGGACGAACGCCTCCGCGCGCACCCCGTCGACGTCGTCGAGTCGGACATCTCGGGGATGCGCAAGTCCGACGACGGGTGGTTGGAGGCGTTCGAGTTCGAAGACGGGTCGGTCCGGCAGTACCGCGGCGGGTTCCCGATGTACGGGTCGGAGTACAACTCCGGACTCGCGGAGCAACTCGGCGCGGACCTGAACGACGACGGCACCGTCGTCGTGGACGACCACGGCCGAACGAGCGTCGACGGCGTGTTCGCGGTCGGCGACTTCACCCCCGGCCACAATCAGGTTCCGGTCGCGATGGGCGAGGGCGCGAAGGCCGGCATCGCACTCCACATGGAACTCCGAGAGTTCCCTCGTTCGCTCGACGACATCGAGGCGAACGGACCCGTCTCGCCGGACGAACTCCCCGGACTCGGGAGTCGCGTCCGCGAGGCCGCCGCCGAGTTCGAGGAGGCGCGCGCGCCGCCCATCGAATCGAACGCGGGTGCGGAACCGGCGGCGGACGACGACTGA
- a CDS encoding PAS domain S-box protein, whose product MSLEDSLSDSLAETLAVFDGRESPHVPLTTSEVSEALACTRRTAYDRLNRLADEGYVETKKVGARGRVWWRAPQSSAGSAAESDSTPSEGYESLLLDVLDGADAGVFVLNDDFEVVWANEGVERYFGLDCETVVGRDKRRLLDEEILDAVADPETFAETVLSTYEDNTYAEEFECRVTPGEGRAERWLEHRSRPIESGRFAGGRVEHYYDVTESKRLVRRLKRSHAALERELDEAFERIDDAVFSLDEEGRFAYLNPRAEQLFDRDASEVVGRPIDVVFPQKELSEGCEAIRRAAKTQSAVTFEDYFEPLEQWVEGRVHPSETGTSVYLRDVHDRKRRERELERYETIFDTIDDAVCVFDEDGRLVEANDAFETLTGYPPDEFVGEMPTEVIAEDMLESALEYCREEFEEGRDVVSVDAEVVTKADERVPIEARITRYFPCENSHRWIAVVRDVTAQKEQLRRYERQRERLTALNSVNAVVREISDAIISRSTREEIEHAVCESLASSESYLFAWIAGVDPRRGKLTPRVEVGVEGYVDEIDLSDARSLNTLEESGPASRAVRTGEIQVVNDAFTDEDFEPWRHLAREYGYRSVAAVPIEYEGTTYGLIGVYADRENAFEEEERHALGPVGEIVGHAIAANERKQALMSDEAVEVEFRVPDPFGGYDATLPSDGVFRIDRTIPLDDGTYLEYGVASANVLDVLESLVAEVPHWESLTTFERDSAPDRFELYLSEQPTQSAVASLGGYVESAEMVEGHFELTVHLSVSTDVRRVIDIVQETYPDAELVARRMVSVDGAFRERLQQEFADVLTERQRNALETAYYSGFFEWPRESSGEAVAESLGVSAPTFHQHLRKAEKTLFRRLLAERPVTSQ is encoded by the coding sequence ATGAGCCTCGAGGATTCACTCTCGGACTCCCTCGCGGAGACGCTCGCGGTCTTCGACGGGAGGGAATCGCCCCACGTTCCGCTTACGACGAGCGAAGTCTCCGAGGCGTTGGCCTGCACCCGTCGGACGGCGTACGACCGACTGAACCGACTCGCCGACGAGGGGTACGTCGAGACGAAGAAGGTGGGTGCGCGCGGGCGAGTGTGGTGGCGCGCACCGCAGTCGTCGGCGGGGAGTGCGGCGGAGTCGGATTCGACTCCGAGCGAGGGGTACGAATCGCTGTTGCTCGACGTTCTCGACGGCGCGGACGCGGGCGTCTTCGTCCTGAACGACGACTTCGAGGTCGTCTGGGCCAACGAGGGCGTCGAACGGTACTTCGGCCTCGACTGCGAGACGGTCGTCGGGCGCGACAAGCGCCGACTCTTGGACGAGGAGATTCTCGACGCCGTGGCGGACCCGGAGACGTTCGCCGAGACGGTGCTCTCGACGTACGAGGACAACACGTACGCCGAGGAGTTCGAGTGTCGGGTGACGCCCGGTGAGGGTCGCGCCGAGCGATGGTTGGAGCACCGAAGCCGACCCATCGAGTCGGGGCGGTTCGCGGGCGGACGCGTCGAACACTACTACGACGTCACCGAGTCGAAGCGTCTGGTACGGCGATTGAAGCGCTCTCACGCGGCCCTCGAACGGGAACTCGACGAGGCGTTCGAGCGAATCGACGACGCGGTGTTCTCTCTCGACGAGGAGGGGCGGTTCGCCTACCTCAACCCGCGCGCCGAACAACTGTTCGACCGCGACGCCTCGGAGGTGGTCGGCCGGCCCATCGACGTGGTGTTCCCCCAAAAAGAGCTGTCGGAGGGATGTGAGGCGATTCGTCGGGCGGCGAAGACGCAGTCGGCGGTGACGTTCGAGGATTACTTCGAACCGTTAGAGCAGTGGGTCGAAGGGCGCGTCCACCCCTCGGAGACGGGCACGTCGGTGTACCTCCGGGACGTTCACGACCGAAAGCGGCGCGAACGCGAACTGGAACGCTACGAGACGATTTTCGACACCATCGACGACGCCGTCTGCGTCTTCGACGAAGACGGACGCCTCGTGGAGGCGAACGACGCCTTCGAGACGTTGACGGGGTACCCGCCGGACGAGTTCGTCGGCGAGATGCCGACGGAGGTGATCGCCGAGGACATGTTAGAGAGCGCCCTCGAGTACTGCCGAGAGGAGTTCGAGGAGGGTCGAGACGTGGTGAGCGTCGACGCCGAGGTGGTGACGAAGGCGGACGAACGCGTCCCCATCGAGGCCCGAATCACGCGGTACTTCCCCTGCGAGAACTCCCACCGGTGGATAGCGGTCGTCCGCGACGTGACCGCACAGAAAGAGCAGTTACGGCGGTACGAACGCCAACGGGAGCGACTCACCGCCCTCAACAGCGTCAACGCCGTCGTCAGGGAGATATCCGACGCGATAATCAGTCGCTCGACGCGCGAGGAGATAGAGCACGCGGTCTGTGAATCGCTCGCGTCCTCGGAGTCGTACCTGTTCGCGTGGATAGCGGGCGTGGACCCGAGGCGGGGGAAGCTCACCCCCCGCGTCGAAGTCGGCGTCGAGGGCTACGTCGACGAGATAGACCTCTCCGATGCCCGGTCTTTGAACACGTTGGAGGAGAGCGGTCCCGCCAGTCGGGCCGTCCGGACCGGCGAGATTCAGGTCGTCAACGACGCTTTCACCGACGAAGATTTCGAACCGTGGCGTCACCTCGCGCGCGAGTACGGCTACCGGTCGGTCGCGGCCGTCCCCATCGAGTACGAGGGAACGACGTACGGACTCATCGGGGTGTACGCCGACCGCGAGAACGCCTTCGAGGAGGAGGAACGGCACGCGCTCGGCCCGGTGGGCGAAATCGTCGGTCACGCAATCGCGGCCAACGAGCGCAAACAGGCGCTCATGAGCGACGAAGCGGTCGAAGTCGAGTTCCGCGTCCCGGACCCGTTCGGCGGGTACGACGCGACGCTCCCCTCCGACGGCGTGTTCCGTATCGACCGGACCATCCCCCTCGACGACGGGACGTATCTGGAGTACGGGGTCGCCAGCGCGAACGTCCTCGACGTACTGGAGTCGCTCGTCGCGGAAGTGCCCCACTGGGAGTCGCTGACGACGTTCGAACGCGACTCCGCGCCCGACCGGTTCGAGCTGTACCTCTCGGAACAGCCCACCCAGTCGGCCGTCGCCTCCCTCGGCGGGTACGTCGAGTCCGCCGAGATGGTCGAGGGCCACTTCGAGTTGACCGTGCACCTCTCCGTCTCGACGGACGTCAGGCGCGTCATCGACATCGTTCAGGAGACGTACCCGGACGCCGAACTGGTCGCCCGCCGGATGGTCTCCGTCGACGGCGCGTTCCGAGAGCGCCTGCAACAGGAGTTCGCGGACGTGCTGACGGAGCGACAGCGCAACGCCTTGGAGACGGCGTACTACTCGGGGTTCTTCGAGTGGCCGCGGGAGAGTTCGGGCGAAGCGGTCGCCGAGTCGTTGGGCGTGAGTGCCCCGACGTTCCACCAACACCTTCGAAAAGCGGAGAAGACGCTGTTCCGACGGTTGCTCGCGGAGCGACCCGTGACGAGTCAGTGA
- a CDS encoding HTTM domain-containing protein — MGSTDSPPSATSARARLSSALAVRLGIDTRALAAFRVSLGLLLVVDLLLRSRNLAAFYTDAGVLPRAALSEQYPTLSRFSIHALSGDAWFQALLFVLAGACALSLLVGYRTRIATLSSFVLLTSLYARNPGVLNGGDSLLWRLLLWSLFLPLEERWSLDALRRDGAPRRRVASLASAALLLQVVVMYTVNAAFKLRSDLWVGGDAVRYVLSLQQFTVLIGDSLAEFPTLLHAVDTAWMGMVLSSVFLILLRDRLRTAFVSLFVGMHLGMLLTLRLGLFPLVTLTALLVFLPASAWDRLVARLSNPVERSARRVGIDAALDGCRSRAQSSSAESSSFGASSLASLASAAAAGRRYAGRVAPAVVAALLAVMLVWNAIAVGLVAAPVTDSRLSPTDHTWTMFAPNPPTVDGWYAAPGTLESGERVDAFRESSVVGDERPATLAMYPSARWRKYLVGAVSPGHETLQAAFGDYLCRRWNGSHEDALTNVTVYYVEQPTRFDGPEPTRRVELVHRTCSTGE; from the coding sequence ATGGGAAGCACGGACTCCCCTCCATCCGCGACGAGCGCCCGCGCTCGTCTCTCCTCCGCCCTCGCGGTCCGACTCGGCATCGACACGCGCGCACTGGCGGCGTTTCGCGTCTCGCTCGGTCTGCTTTTGGTCGTCGACTTGCTGCTCCGTTCGCGCAACCTCGCCGCGTTCTACACCGACGCCGGCGTCCTCCCGCGGGCGGCGCTCTCCGAACAGTACCCGACGCTCTCGCGGTTCTCGATTCACGCGTTGTCGGGCGACGCGTGGTTTCAAGCCCTGCTCTTCGTCCTCGCCGGGGCGTGTGCGCTATCGCTACTCGTGGGATACCGAACCCGGATAGCGACGCTTTCGTCGTTCGTCCTCCTCACCTCGCTGTACGCCCGCAATCCCGGCGTGTTGAACGGCGGCGACTCCCTCCTGTGGCGACTCCTCCTCTGGAGCCTCTTTCTCCCGTTGGAGGAGCGGTGGTCGCTCGACGCGCTTCGGCGCGACGGCGCGCCGAGGCGGCGCGTGGCGAGCCTCGCGTCCGCCGCGCTGTTGCTCCAAGTCGTCGTCATGTACACCGTCAACGCCGCGTTCAAACTCCGAAGCGATCTCTGGGTCGGCGGCGACGCGGTACGGTACGTCCTGAGCCTCCAGCAGTTCACCGTCCTGATCGGGGACTCGCTGGCCGAGTTTCCGACGCTCCTCCACGCCGTCGACACGGCGTGGATGGGGATGGTCCTCTCGTCTGTGTTTTTGATCCTCCTCCGGGACCGACTGCGGACGGCGTTCGTCTCGCTCTTCGTCGGGATGCACCTCGGGATGCTGCTTACGCTCCGCCTCGGGCTGTTTCCGCTCGTCACGCTCACCGCCCTTCTCGTGTTCCTTCCCGCCTCGGCGTGGGACCGACTGGTCGCCCGACTGTCGAACCCGGTCGAACGGTCGGCGCGGCGGGTCGGCATCGATGCCGCACTCGACGGATGTCGCTCCCGAGCGCAGTCGTCGTCGGCCGAGTCGTCGTCATTCGGGGCGTCCTCGCTCGCGTCGCTCGCATCGGCGGCGGCGGCGGGCCGTCGGTACGCGGGGCGCGTCGCTCCCGCCGTCGTCGCCGCGTTGCTGGCGGTGATGCTCGTCTGGAACGCCATCGCGGTCGGATTGGTCGCCGCTCCGGTGACGGACTCGCGGTTGAGTCCGACGGACCACACGTGGACGATGTTCGCGCCGAACCCCCCGACGGTCGACGGCTGGTACGCCGCGCCCGGAACGCTCGAATCCGGCGAGCGAGTGGACGCCTTCCGCGAGTCGTCGGTCGTCGGCGACGAACGCCCGGCCACGCTGGCGATGTATCCGAGTGCGCGCTGGCGGAAGTACCTCGTCGGCGCGGTCAGCCCCGGACACGAGACACTCCAAGCGGCGTTCGGCGACTACCTCTGTCGGCGCTGGAACGGCAGTCACGAGGACGCCTTGACCAACGTCACCGTCTACTACGTGGAACAGCCGACCCGGTTCGACGGCCCGGAACCGACCCGGCGCGTCGAACTCGTGCACCGAACCTGTTCGACCGGCGAGTGA